One part of the Saprospiraceae bacterium genome encodes these proteins:
- a CDS encoding GHMP kinase, translated as MFGATALALPCKLGQKMKVQELNGSEILWNSFGPDGKKWFSAEIDLMGFDVTESTDESISKFLRKLLKACCQNNSEFLSHWKKYKVDHYLEFPLEWGLGSSSTLIHNMAGWADVNPYHLYFDVAEGSGYDVACAGAEGPILYTLGDGSIDLEEIEFKPSFKDKLYFVPLKQKVSSKDEVQKLKNQKPDKKLIEEANHLTEKLLGINSLDSFESWIKDHEKLIQNYTGKQRIKDQLFSDYFGEIKSLGAWGGDLVLVTAPKGLAETENYFKSKGFDKIIPYAELIL; from the coding sequence ATGTTTGGTGCAACTGCACTGGCACTTCCTTGTAAATTAGGTCAAAAAATGAAAGTTCAGGAGCTCAATGGGTCTGAAATTCTTTGGAATTCCTTTGGTCCGGATGGAAAAAAGTGGTTTTCTGCAGAAATCGACCTCATGGGCTTCGATGTTACTGAAAGTACCGATGAATCCATTTCCAAATTCCTTAGAAAATTATTAAAAGCTTGTTGTCAAAATAATTCTGAATTCCTCTCCCATTGGAAAAAATATAAAGTAGATCACTACCTTGAATTTCCTTTGGAATGGGGACTTGGTTCGAGTTCTACCTTGATCCATAACATGGCAGGCTGGGCGGATGTAAATCCATATCACCTTTATTTTGATGTGGCAGAAGGTTCCGGGTATGATGTTGCTTGTGCCGGTGCTGAAGGTCCTATCTTATATACGCTTGGAGATGGCTCTATTGATCTTGAAGAAATTGAATTTAAACCTTCTTTCAAAGACAAACTTTATTTTGTTCCACTCAAACAAAAGGTAAGCAGTAAAGATGAAGTTCAAAAATTAAAAAATCAGAAACCTGATAAAAAATTAATTGAAGAAGCAAACCATTTAACTGAAAAATTATTAGGTATTAATTCATTAGATAGTTTTGAATCCTGGATTAAAGATCATGAAAAGCTAATTCAAAATTATACTGGGAAACAACGCATAAAAGATCAACTCTTTTCAGATTATTTTGGTGAAATTAAATCTTTAGGTGCCTGGGGTGGAGATTTGGTGCTGGTAACTGCTCCAAAAGGGCTTGC
- a CDS encoding sigma-70 family RNA polymerase sigma factor has product MGIQEIIQGIRGTEKNRAAVVHQIYKDSRLKQSIKQYVLNHFGNAEDADILFDDMIVQFIKSVFSNREFKIEGDLSAYLMGIAKHLWFAESKKRMKLKHMVAIDNLDFINPDENSLDEILGSEKRTILQSVLDKIGKNCKEVLMYWANGFSMDEIASKLDYKSEGMVRKKKSICLKELIQLVQHNPDIKLALTQ; this is encoded by the coding sequence TTGGGCATTCAGGAAATAATTCAAGGAATCCGTGGAACCGAAAAAAACCGTGCGGCTGTCGTACACCAGATATATAAGGATTCCCGTTTGAAACAATCCATTAAGCAGTACGTTTTGAATCATTTTGGCAATGCGGAAGATGCCGACATTTTATTTGATGACATGATTGTGCAATTTATTAAATCTGTATTTTCGAATCGGGAATTTAAAATCGAAGGCGATCTTTCTGCTTACCTCATGGGAATTGCAAAACATTTATGGTTTGCTGAATCTAAAAAACGGATGAAGTTAAAACACATGGTTGCTATTGATAATCTTGATTTTATCAATCCGGATGAAAATAGTTTGGACGAAATTCTAGGTTCAGAAAAAAGAACTATTTTACAAAGTGTTTTAGACAAAATTGGAAAAAACTGTAAGGAAGTTCTGATGTATTGGGCTAACGGATTTTCAATGGATGAAATCGCTTCTAAACTCGATTATAAATCAGAAGGAATGGTGCGTAAAAAGAAAAGTATTTGCCTAAAAGAACTTATACAATTAGTACAACATAACCCGGATATTAAACTCGCATTAACGCAATGA
- a CDS encoding CHAT domain-containing protein, with protein MQLHKKSYICLSTNQRMFQFSRFLLILGIYFFCFNDGFTQITQSDRDSLELLAGQKNWEEFNKKLRRVGFSIPKEKFAGKEKAELLSWIAYLHKQKPERKYFRDAYMHFAGIITKMEGHESANQYLLLANSYVEDPFCLDKKARFIENKLASNYNRLDDLEKSEYFHGLVENALVYWGDSSNLSRTYTNLGILKFTSNRFKDAEQDFIAGLRIASHVNFAQGMFANATGLGSLYLELDSFKLAKRFQNLAFEYLYNTPKQNFELNKLNWNWTQAKLLAKLGNENDARCYFNTALEYYKSNPYDREYAKICKDIASMYLDREDLKQSNEFLVKGIRCFLPNFNILDSIPTRNQLFQENTFAELFLVASEWYDLRYRFEQEFGLLKKSVAYLELGLFGYEIIQGSILLDPSKLKIIGSNRALVDRGIERLFQLCRTEGNSPDLILKVRQFFSYSKALLLETKNEEILAIRKFSKKDKEIFKDLEKQEYKLIHLKPSDRFEKNFVLGERLKIRQKKSDLIQKYPIKAQILQYPDNYIEYQIIQDTVYILAMLNGESYFEQIGTNEELQKIIKGINANFNNRELVLDENLLKQAYNFFFGFVKKPLPNRFCVIPDGQIQFVPFDALIHPDGQFMLNHCSVYFAQRYGEPEFEPDFSEKPKFILAIRPEYPETGQQNLIASRGNVSALLYTQEEVEGIHKLFGSRVDIQKKITVDELPEYMQSAEIVHFAGHAKAEKDVAYLIFPGERSHFGLSQLASLHSPWRMVVLSACETGLGEWEYGEGIRSLGKSFQEAGAQSVIMSLWSVNDEFSAKIMIGFYKELKEGKSKDQALRNAKLEYLNQAGFEKKHPYYWAGFVGYGDMEGIVKSSSVLKYLLVGFLICILFYFFKKYRYVF; from the coding sequence ATGCAATTACATAAAAAGAGCTATATTTGTTTAAGTACTAACCAACGTATGTTCCAATTTTCAAGATTTCTGCTTATTCTTGGCATTTATTTTTTTTGTTTTAACGATGGCTTTACCCAAATAACACAATCGGATCGAGATTCTCTTGAATTGTTAGCAGGCCAAAAAAACTGGGAGGAGTTTAATAAAAAACTTCGTCGAGTTGGATTCAGTATTCCAAAAGAAAAATTTGCTGGTAAAGAGAAGGCAGAGTTGCTTTCATGGATAGCGTATCTACATAAGCAAAAACCTGAACGAAAGTATTTTCGAGATGCATATATGCATTTTGCTGGAATTATAACTAAAATGGAAGGCCATGAATCCGCAAATCAATATTTATTATTGGCGAATTCGTATGTAGAAGATCCATTTTGTTTGGATAAAAAAGCCAGGTTTATTGAAAACAAGTTAGCAAGTAATTATAATCGGTTGGATGACCTTGAAAAATCAGAATATTTTCATGGTTTGGTCGAAAATGCATTAGTTTATTGGGGGGACTCTTCCAATCTTTCAAGAACTTATACTAATTTAGGTATTCTCAAATTTACAAGCAATAGATTTAAAGATGCCGAGCAAGATTTTATAGCCGGTTTACGAATTGCAAGCCATGTTAATTTTGCCCAAGGGATGTTTGCGAACGCGACAGGACTTGGGAGTTTATACCTTGAATTGGATTCTTTTAAACTTGCAAAGCGATTTCAAAATTTGGCTTTTGAATATTTATATAATACTCCGAAGCAAAATTTTGAACTGAATAAGTTAAACTGGAATTGGACACAAGCTAAATTATTAGCAAAGTTAGGGAATGAGAATGATGCCAGGTGTTATTTTAACACTGCTCTTGAATATTATAAAAGCAATCCTTACGACAGAGAGTATGCTAAAATTTGTAAGGATATTGCAAGCATGTATTTAGATAGAGAAGACTTAAAGCAAAGTAATGAATTTTTAGTAAAAGGGATTCGATGCTTTCTCCCAAATTTTAATATTTTGGATAGCATTCCTACACGAAACCAATTGTTTCAAGAAAATACATTTGCAGAATTATTTTTAGTGGCTTCAGAATGGTATGATCTTCGATACCGATTTGAACAAGAATTTGGTCTTCTAAAGAAATCGGTTGCGTATCTTGAACTAGGATTATTTGGATATGAAATAATTCAAGGCTCAATTTTATTGGATCCTTCAAAGCTTAAGATCATAGGATCGAATAGAGCACTAGTGGATCGGGGTATAGAACGACTTTTTCAGCTATGCAGAACGGAAGGAAATAGTCCAGATTTAATTTTAAAAGTGCGCCAATTTTTTAGTTACTCAAAAGCCTTGTTACTAGAAACTAAGAATGAAGAAATTTTGGCAATCCGTAAATTTTCCAAAAAAGATAAAGAAATCTTTAAGGATTTGGAAAAGCAAGAATACAAATTAATTCACTTAAAGCCTTCTGATCGTTTTGAGAAAAATTTCGTTTTAGGTGAGCGTTTAAAAATTCGGCAAAAGAAAAGTGACTTAATTCAAAAATATCCAATCAAGGCACAAATACTTCAATATCCTGATAATTATATAGAATACCAGATCATTCAGGATACGGTTTATATTTTGGCTATGCTAAATGGCGAAAGCTATTTTGAGCAAATTGGTACGAATGAAGAATTGCAAAAAATTATAAAAGGGATCAATGCAAATTTTAATAATCGGGAATTGGTCCTGGATGAAAATCTTTTAAAGCAAGCTTACAATTTCTTTTTTGGTTTTGTGAAAAAGCCATTGCCAAATCGATTTTGTGTTATTCCGGATGGACAAATTCAATTTGTTCCTTTTGATGCTTTAATTCATCCTGATGGTCAATTTATGTTAAATCATTGCAGTGTTTATTTTGCGCAACGTTACGGCGAACCAGAATTTGAGCCTGATTTTTCGGAGAAGCCGAAATTTATTTTGGCGATTCGTCCGGAGTATCCTGAAACTGGCCAACAAAATTTAATTGCCAGTCGGGGTAACGTTTCTGCCTTATTGTATACACAAGAAGAAGTAGAAGGTATTCATAAACTTTTTGGTAGTCGGGTTGACATTCAAAAGAAAATTACAGTTGATGAATTACCGGAATATATGCAGTCTGCAGAAATCGTTCATTTTGCAGGGCATGCTAAAGCGGAAAAAGATGTTGCTTATTTAATTTTTCCAGGAGAACGGTCGCATTTTGGACTATCTCAATTAGCAAGTTTGCACAGTCCGTGGCGCATGGTGGTTTTGAGTGCTTGTGAAACTGGACTCGGAGAATGGGAATATGGAGAAGGCATTCGAAGTCTGGGAAAAAGTTTTCAGGAAGCAGGCGCGCAATCCGTGATTATGTCACTTTGGTCGGTCAATGATGAATTCAGTGCAAAGATTATGATCGGATTTTACAAGGAACTCAAAGAAGGTAAATCAAAAGACCAGGCCCTTCGGAATGCTAAGTTAGAATATTTAAATCAGGCAGGATTTGAAAAAAAACATCCGTATTATTGGGCTGGATTTGTGGGGTATGGGGATATGGAGGGGATTGTAAAAAGTTCAAGTGTTCTGAAATATTTATTAGTAGGATTCTTAATTTGTATTTTATTTTATTTTTTTAAAAAATATCGATATGTATTTTAA
- a CDS encoding LytTR family transcriptional regulator yields MKIIDAHIRQLADNNNQILILPNKDGFDLIRSYDISYIEAARAYCTLHFYNGNSLLVSKPLKEIESQLLKKRFFRVHNSYLVNICSIHKVIKNDGEMLELYDGKHIPLAQRRREAFFRFVATRK; encoded by the coding sequence ATGAAAATTATTGATGCACATATCAGGCAATTAGCCGATAACAATAATCAGATCCTCATCCTTCCAAATAAAGATGGCTTTGACCTAATTAGAAGTTATGACATCAGCTATATAGAAGCTGCCAGAGCATATTGTACTTTACATTTTTATAACGGCAATTCATTGTTGGTAAGTAAGCCACTTAAAGAAATTGAAAGCCAGCTACTTAAAAAGCGTTTTTTCAGAGTTCATAATTCCTATCTGGTCAATATTTGCTCAATTCACAAAGTCATTAAAAATGATGGTGAAATGCTTGAACTTTATGATGGAAAACATATACCCTTAGCACAAAGAAGACGAGAAGCATTTTTTCGCTTTGTTGCAACACGCAAATGA